A single region of the Nocardioides ochotonae genome encodes:
- a CDS encoding DUF1206 domain-containing protein, translated as MTRITDKAEQLGEQAHRSDWLDHAVRAGLVAYGVVHLMIGWLALQLAFGEREGKTSSTGAMQELAQQPFGSVLVWLVALGLALLVVWRLLEAFAGHRDEDDDDRWKKQASSVVKAIIYAALAVTAVRVATSSGDSGSGGSGGGKGGKGSGSDTTSLTAQVMEWPGGQLLIGAIGLGIIGYGVHHLWRAWTDGFREELDAEGQSGETGTAYIWFGRIGYAAKGLAVGLVGALTVYAAATHEASRTGGLDQALQEVLEQPFGPFLLGVIGVGIGCYGLFAFARARHLSR; from the coding sequence ATGACGCGGATCACGGACAAGGCCGAGCAGCTCGGCGAGCAGGCACACCGCAGCGACTGGCTCGATCACGCGGTGCGCGCGGGCCTGGTGGCCTACGGCGTCGTGCACCTGATGATCGGCTGGCTGGCCCTGCAGCTCGCGTTCGGCGAGCGCGAGGGCAAGACCTCCAGCACCGGCGCCATGCAGGAGCTCGCCCAGCAGCCGTTCGGCAGCGTCCTGGTCTGGCTGGTCGCCCTCGGCCTCGCGCTCCTGGTGGTGTGGCGCCTGCTCGAGGCGTTCGCCGGCCACCGCGACGAGGACGACGACGACCGCTGGAAGAAGCAGGCGTCCTCGGTCGTCAAGGCGATCATCTACGCCGCCCTGGCCGTCACCGCGGTGCGCGTCGCGACCAGCTCGGGCGACAGCGGCTCCGGCGGCTCGGGCGGCGGCAAGGGCGGCAAGGGCTCCGGCTCCGACACCACCTCGCTCACCGCCCAGGTCATGGAGTGGCCCGGCGGCCAGCTGCTGATCGGCGCGATCGGCCTCGGCATCATCGGCTACGGCGTGCACCACCTGTGGCGCGCCTGGACCGACGGCTTCCGCGAGGAGCTCGACGCCGAGGGCCAGAGCGGCGAGACCGGCACGGCGTACATCTGGTTCGGCAGGATCGGCTACGCCGCCAAGGGGCTGGCGGTCGGGCTGGTCGGCGCGCTGACCGTCTATGCGGCCGCGACCCACGAGGCGTCGCGCACCGGAGGCCTGGACCAGGCGCTGCAGGAGGTGCTCGAGCAGCCCTTCGGTCCCTTCCTGCTCGGCGTGATCGGCGTCGGCATCGGCTGCTACGGACTGTTCGCCTTCGCCCGCGCCCGTCACCTGTCCCGGTGA